GTTTACCACAAACTCACTGTTAATGGAACCGTAATGAGTACCAAAAGCGGCAAATTTTTTAGAATATCCCTTTTTAGGTATTACAAAGACTTTAAGCCCGCTTTTATGCTGATAAAGATACATTGTTTCATCTATTTTATCATAATTTATTGTCTTTATTTCCACGGATAAATCCTCCTTTTAATTTAAAATTTTTTGTGTTTAAATTTCCTTCTCATTGTTTGTAATAAAATAAATTGTATCAAGTTTTACCTTTAATGCAATATCAGCCACCTCTTTTATTGATGCATTTTTTACCTTCTCAATAACCATATCCGGAGTATCTTCTGATTTTGTAATATACTGACTTAAGTAAAAATCAACTAATTGAAGCTGGCTGTCTTTAATGGATTTTATACCTGTTTCAATGCTTTTTTGTGCCGCTTCATATTCATATTCTGTAATATTCCCTTTTGCTATATCTTCTAACTGTTTATTTATTATTTCAATTGTCTTATCTTTATTTTCAATTTCAATACCGCTGCTTATAACCATAAGCCCTTTAAATTTTTCAAGGCGAGAAAAAACATAATAAGCAAGACCTTCTTTCTCCCTTACATTTTGAAATAGTTTTGAGTGCACTCCCCCGCCTAATATGCTGTTATATAAAATTAATTTATAATACTCTTCATCATTTGGGTAAGTATTTGTTCTAAACCCTAGTGAGAGTTTTCCTTGATTTACATCAAAAGTTTCTGTTACATTTTTTACCTTGTCCACTGCAATTTCTATTTCTGCTTCCTTTATGTCTATTACTTCTTCCCTGTCTATTTTAAACAAGTTATCTTTAATATAGTCTATATCTTCAGGTTTTAAATCCCCTGATACAAAAACATACATAGGAAGGGTTTTTATAAATTTTAAATAGTGTTCATATAAGTCTTTGCAATTTATTGATTCTAAATTTTCCAAGCTTCCATAGTCATATATTCCAAAGGGCTCACCTTTACAAACCTCTTCTAAGCACCTTTCTACAGCATAGTGCATTTTATTGTTTACCCGACCTTTAATTAACTCTTTCATTTTCTCTGTTTCCTGGGCAACATATTCATTTTTAAAACATCCGTCTTCTAAAACAGGTTCTGTTATAATTTCCATCAAAAAGTCAAAAGCCTTTTTAGTTATATCAATATTCTCACTGATGTATTTATCTGAAATATACTCTATATAAAACTGAATTATCTGATTCTCCCCTTTTTTTGTCACTCCGCAGTCAAATGAAGTCCCGTATAGCTCATCTAAATAAAGGGAAATATCCCGGATGGAAGGATATTTAGTACATCCTCTTCTTAAAACTGCAGGAATCAACGCATTTTTTGATGCATTTGCATTTGTTAAATTATCGTGGAAAAAAATATTTATTGAATTGGTTTTAAACTTATTTGTTGGTATCCAAAATAGGGTTATTCCATTAAAAGATGCTATCTTTTTAGCCTGGCTGTCTTTAAACATTAAATTAATCCTCCCTTTTATTCTATGTATTTTTCTTGCATTTATAATAAATTCCCTTATTATCTATTCTCCCAAAAACACTGTAATATAACAATATTTTTTTTGAAAAAATATCTTTTTAAAATTTTTTTAAAATTATTTATCATAAATAAAAAAGTTTTATATTGAAATAATAGTAGTAATGGAGGGATTTTATGAATCAGATAAGGTATTATAGAAAATACCCGCGGACACATGAAAAATCAAGTGCAGAAGATAATAGCCATGAATTTAACTTAAATCTTCCAAGCGTATTGGGAATTCTTGCATTTACGCTGATCCAAGGTATGTTTTTAGGATACATGCTAAAAAAAAGTTTTGATTAATTTTAAATTAGTTGGGGCAATCTCCCCAACTAAGCTTTTATAGGGTGTTTTTTAAGACTCTTTAAAACGTACTATTCTTGGCATAATTCCTAATTTATCTATCATTAAGTTATAATCACTTTCCTTTAAATCATCCCATTTCTTTTTAAGATTACTTAATATTATTGCCTCTACCACATTAGTACCAAAAGACCTTCCACCCCAGTTAGGTGTGGTTGTAACAAGGGTATCAACACCTAAACTTTTAAGAAGGCTTACATCTTTAGATGTCACTGTGTTTGTAATAATTATTTTCCCCTCTAAGGATTTTGGCATATATTTTTTTATATAGTGAAAATCCCCTGCTATTATATCTGCATTTTCATAATACTTTTTAAATTTTTCATGGTTATTTTCACTTTGCTTGCTTCCTGTAGGATACAGTATTTTAAAAGGCAGTTTTGATATAAGAGGTATAAAAATTTTAAGGAGTACCTTAAAAACCTCTATTTTTTTTATAGTCATAGGTATACCTAATGCAAAAATCAAATCCCCTATTAAAACATTACAATCATTTTCTATAAAAGCTTCTGTCATCCTGAACCTGTCTGTAGCACATGTTACCAATACTTTTTTGTCTTTAAGGGGGATTATATTATTATCCCTCAGGTAATTTATAACCCTGTATTCAAGCGTATTTTTAACCCCGCTTCCATCGCATATAGGCGTAATTTTGGGTGCATTAATTATTGGAATAGCCTCTTTTATTACATGTTTTTTGTTGGTAACCCCGGTAAGATATAAATCTATTCCTCCTACACCAAATGCATCAACTTTTCCATCTAATTCCTTTATTATGGAAATTGCTTTTTCTATATCCCCGTCCGTTCCAATTCTTTGGATGTGATGCTTCTCCCCTAAAATGTCAATCTCTACACTCTCATCACGAAGTGAAGAACCGATACTTACACTTACAATTCTCTTCATGTACAATATTCACTCCTAAAATATTTCCTGGCCTTTAATAAATCTTTTTTCATTTCTATAATAAGCTCTTCTATAGTGCTAAACTTTTTCTCATTTCTGATTTTTTCAATAAAAAAGACCTCTATTTCTTTGCCATAAATATCCTTATTAAAATCCATTATAAAAGTTTCTACACTTATATAGCTATTTCCTCCAAAAGTAGGATTATTCCCCACGTTAGTTACACTAGGATAAATACAGTCTTCAATTTTTACTTTAGTTATGTACACTCCCTTTTTAGGAAAAACCAGATAGCTCTTAGGACTTATATTTGCTGTGGGAAAACCTAAAGTCCTTCCTATTCCCTTTCCTCTTTCCACCTGCCCTTTTATGGAATAATGTCTTCCTAAATGCAAGAAAGCCTTATGCATATCCCCTTTTTTTATGTACTTTCTTATATTGGTGCTGCTTACTATTTCATCCTCTAGTTTGACAGGTGGTATAACTATTACTTTAAAACCATGTCTTTTTCCAAGTTCCTTTAAAAGATTTATATCCCCCTCACCCTTATAGCCAAACCTGTAGTCGTAGCCTGCCACCGCAAGCTTCATTTTTAGCTTTTTTACAAGAATACCTTCTACAAAATCCTCAGGCTTGATTCTTGAATATTTCTCGTCAAATTTTTCAAAATATACATAATCAAGTCCTCTTTTGCTTAAAATCTCTATCTTTTTTTCCAATGTGGTTATTAAGGGTGTAAAAAGCTTTTTCCTGATTATATTCTCCGGATGCTTCACAAATGTATACACCACAGATTCTAAGGAATGCAAATCTGATTCATTTATCAATGTATCTATAAGTGCCATATGTCCTAAATGTAAACCGTCAAAGTTCCCCAAACCTACTCCTGTGGGTTTTTTAAAACTGTAATCTGAAGTTGAAGCATATATTGTTTTCATACTTTCATCCCTAACTTATATCATATAAACATTTTTCTTGACTTTAGTAAAATATCTTCGTTAAATTTAATCACTTGGCCAAATGCCAAAAATTTGCCATCCCATCCATAAACCCTTAGGTTTTTCTTTTTTTTGAATTCATCACTTATTTTTATCTTTGCACCGTTTGTAAATTTCTTTGTATCCTTTAAATTCAGCACTATTTTATCATAATCCTTAAATATTTCATCCACCGGGATTATTTTTTCCTGCAGGGTGCCTTGGGCAGCCAGCTCCCTTATTTCTTCCAAAGTCAGTGTAGTGGAAAGGTCAAAAACCCCGGCTTTCTTTCTAAGCAGGAAGGACATATGCCCTCCGCAGCCTAATTTGTTCCCTATATCATCGCAAAGAGTCCTGATATAAGTCCCCTTTGAACACTCTACATCAAAAATAACTGAATCTTTTTTTATTTGTATAATGTCAATAGAATAAATTTCCACTTCTCTGGGCTTTCTGTCTATAACCTTTCCTTCCCTTGCAATGTCGTATAGTTTTTTCCCATTAACCTTTATGGCAGAATACATAGGAGGTACCTGGCTGTATTTTCCAACAAAAGACATTATAGCCCTTTCTATTTCATCTTTTGAAACATCAACAGGGCTTTCTTTTATTATTTTACCTGTTGCATCCTGGGTATCAGTGGAAATACCCAATTTAAGCCCAGCCCTGTAAATTTTGTCCTTATCTATTAAAAATTCAACAGCCTTAGTAGCCTTGCCCAAACAAACAGGAAGAACCCCTGCAGCACAAGGATCCAGTGTCCCGGTGTGCCCTACCTTTTTTATTTTAAGTATTCTTCTTAAATATGCAACCACATCAAAGGAAGTCATGCCAGTTGGCTTTAGTACATTAATTACACCGTTCATTATAAAACTTCCCTTATCTCCTTTAAAAGTATTTGTTTTATATCTTCCATATTTCCCTCTATTGTACACCCGGCAGCATTTTTATGCCCGCCTCCACCAAGTTTATTTGCTATTATGGATACATCAACATACTTTTTAGACCTTAAGTTTATTTTATAACTTTCATTTTCCTTCTCTCTAACAAGAACTGCAACTTCCACACCTTTTATATTTCTTCCAATATTTACAATGCCGTCGCAGTCCTCTTCCTTTGCATCTGCATCTTTTATCATACTTTCCGTAACCGTTATAAAAGCTACTTTTCCATTTTCTAATATTTCCAAAGTTTGTACAGCCATTCCTGTAAGTTTTGTCTTAGATAAAGACACCGTTTCAAATAAAAGCTGTGAAACTTCCGCCACATCAACACCATTATTTATTAAATCTGATATTATCTGGTGAGTAATTGATGTGGTATTGCTGTATCTGAATCCACCTGTATCTGTTGCTATAGCAACATAAATACAGGTAGAT
The genomic region above belongs to Acetivibrio saccincola and contains:
- the yfmF gene encoding EF-P 5-aminopentanol modification-associated protein YfmF is translated as MFKDSQAKKIASFNGITLFWIPTNKFKTNSINIFFHDNLTNANASKNALIPAVLRRGCTKYPSIRDISLYLDELYGTSFDCGVTKKGENQIIQFYIEYISDKYISENIDITKKAFDFLMEIITEPVLEDGCFKNEYVAQETEKMKELIKGRVNNKMHYAVERCLEEVCKGEPFGIYDYGSLENLESINCKDLYEHYLKFIKTLPMYVFVSGDLKPEDIDYIKDNLFKIDREEVIDIKEAEIEIAVDKVKNVTETFDVNQGKLSLGFRTNTYPNDEEYYKLILYNSILGGGVHSKLFQNVREKEGLAYYVFSRLEKFKGLMVISSGIEIENKDKTIEIINKQLEDIAKGNITEYEYEAAQKSIETGIKSIKDSQLQLVDFYLSQYITKSEDTPDMVIEKVKNASIKEVADIALKVKLDTIYFITNNEKEI
- a CDS encoding quinate 5-dehydrogenase; the protein is MKRIVSVSIGSSLRDESVEIDILGEKHHIQRIGTDGDIEKAISIIKELDGKVDAFGVGGIDLYLTGVTNKKHVIKEAIPIINAPKITPICDGSGVKNTLEYRVINYLRDNNIIPLKDKKVLVTCATDRFRMTEAFIENDCNVLIGDLIFALGIPMTIKKIEVFKVLLKIFIPLISKLPFKILYPTGSKQSENNHEKFKKYYENADIIAGDFHYIKKYMPKSLEGKIIITNTVTSKDVSLLKSLGVDTLVTTTPNWGGRSFGTNVVEAIILSNLKKKWDDLKESDYNLMIDKLGIMPRIVRFKES
- a CDS encoding bifunctional riboflavin kinase/FAD synthetase — its product is MKTIYASTSDYSFKKPTGVGLGNFDGLHLGHMALIDTLINESDLHSLESVVYTFVKHPENIIRKKLFTPLITTLEKKIEILSKRGLDYVYFEKFDEKYSRIKPEDFVEGILVKKLKMKLAVAGYDYRFGYKGEGDINLLKELGKRHGFKVIVIPPVKLEDEIVSSTNIRKYIKKGDMHKAFLHLGRHYSIKGQVERGKGIGRTLGFPTANISPKSYLVFPKKGVYITKVKIEDCIYPSVTNVGNNPTFGGNSYISVETFIMDFNKDIYGKEIEVFFIEKIRNEKKFSTIEELIIEMKKDLLKARKYFRSEYCT
- the truB gene encoding tRNA pseudouridine(55) synthase TruB — its product is MNGVINVLKPTGMTSFDVVAYLRRILKIKKVGHTGTLDPCAAGVLPVCLGKATKAVEFLIDKDKIYRAGLKLGISTDTQDATGKIIKESPVDVSKDEIERAIMSFVGKYSQVPPMYSAIKVNGKKLYDIAREGKVIDRKPREVEIYSIDIIQIKKDSVIFDVECSKGTYIRTLCDDIGNKLGCGGHMSFLLRKKAGVFDLSTTLTLEEIRELAAQGTLQEKIIPVDEIFKDYDKIVLNLKDTKKFTNGAKIKISDEFKKKKNLRVYGWDGKFLAFGQVIKFNEDILLKSRKMFI
- a CDS encoding DHH family phosphoesterase, yielding MTKNIIISKIKEVKTLAILPHVSIDGDALGSSIALAYAVKELGIEPVIYIEEEIPSSYGFLPGIEFTKVYQGEKENYDLVLALDTGDTGRLGKRIDIFNAASYTINIDHHMTNTEFADLNYVQTSSSATGEIIYQFIKMMGIPLTKEISTCIYVAIATDTGGFRYSNTTSITHQIISDLINNGVDVAEVSQLLFETVSLSKTKLTGMAVQTLEILENGKVAFITVTESMIKDADAKEEDCDGIVNIGRNIKGVEVAVLVREKENESYKINLRSKKYVDVSIIANKLGGGGHKNAAGCTIEGNMEDIKQILLKEIREVL